In uncultured Desulfobacter sp., one DNA window encodes the following:
- the fliS gene encoding flagellar export chaperone FliS — MVYNALSSYQKVQVSSEINPQKLILMLYDGAIKRISFAREGVINKDPKQRGENLSKAIAIIAELNASLRDIEDEQIFFLKSLFLAMMQELCKVSISNDIQTLDRATKYLMELKRIWETSVMGLEDTGGKNNTKAAQKKDVSSMSYSGYEKHGLKTSIAI; from the coding sequence ATGGTATACAATGCCCTTAGTTCCTATCAAAAAGTCCAGGTTAGCAGTGAAATCAATCCACAAAAATTGATCCTTATGCTTTACGATGGCGCTATCAAACGTATTAGTTTTGCCAGGGAAGGGGTGATTAACAAAGATCCCAAGCAAAGAGGCGAAAATTTGAGCAAGGCCATTGCCATTATAGCCGAGCTCAACGCATCTCTTCGAGATATCGAAGATGAGCAAATTTTCTTTTTAAAAAGCCTTTTTTTAGCTATGATGCAGGAGCTTTGCAAGGTTTCTATCTCCAACGACATTCAAACCCTGGACCGGGCAACCAAATATCTGATGGAACTCAAACGGATATGGGAAACCAGTGTAATGGGCCTGGAAGATACTGGGGGAAAAAACAATACAAAGGCTGCGCAAAAAAAAGACGTTTCTTCTATGAGTTATTCCGGGTATGAAAAACATGGCCTTAAAACAAGTATTGCCATTTAA
- the csrA gene encoding carbon storage regulator CsrA, which yields MLILTRKVGESIVIANDIIVKVVETGKNSIRIGIDAPREISVLRQEVFDAIQKENILSSQKPDNIDIARAAKLIGNNDKESE from the coding sequence ATGCTTATTCTAACACGAAAAGTTGGTGAAAGTATCGTCATCGCCAATGATATCATCGTAAAGGTGGTTGAAACCGGCAAAAACAGTATTCGGATAGGTATTGATGCGCCCAGGGAAATATCGGTTCTGCGACAGGAGGTTTTTGACGCCATCCAAAAGGAAAATATACTTTCCTCCCAAAAGCCGGATAACATTGATATTGCAAGGGCAGCCAAACTGATTGGTAATAACGACAAGGAGTCTGAATAA
- a CDS encoding FliA/WhiG family RNA polymerase sigma factor yields MKYPLKKDKAAWEAWRQESIVNYAYLVRYIASRFAMRLPASVLFDELMSAGSLGLIDAVDKFDPSKHVSLETYARYRIKGAILDELRSMDTYSRSMRKKIQDITRAAKTIEDEKGRPADDDEICKVLGVDLETYQNMLTDIHGAAVLSLDDFIKTKKNDISSQTRFQAGLRGEENPEEDLYRAELKSILVKAIKKLTEKEQMVISLYYYDELTLKEIGEVLSLTESRICQIHTAVLMKLHANLDSYET; encoded by the coding sequence ATGAAATACCCCCTTAAAAAAGATAAGGCGGCGTGGGAAGCCTGGCGGCAGGAAAGCATTGTCAATTACGCATATCTGGTCCGATACATTGCCTCCCGGTTCGCCATGCGTCTGCCTGCCAGCGTGCTCTTTGACGAACTGATGTCAGCAGGTTCATTAGGGCTCATTGATGCGGTGGACAAATTTGATCCAAGCAAGCATGTGAGCCTTGAGACCTATGCCCGGTATCGTATCAAAGGCGCCATTCTGGATGAATTGCGCAGTATGGATACTTACTCAAGGTCCATGCGAAAAAAAATCCAGGATATCACCCGGGCGGCAAAAACCATTGAAGACGAAAAGGGGCGGCCGGCAGATGACGATGAAATATGTAAAGTTTTAGGTGTAGATCTGGAAACGTACCAGAATATGCTGACCGATATACATGGCGCGGCTGTTCTCAGTCTGGATGATTTCATCAAGACCAAAAAAAATGATATCTCTTCCCAGACCCGTTTTCAAGCCGGCCTCAGAGGTGAGGAAAATCCCGAAGAAGACCTCTACCGGGCAGAACTGAAATCCATTCTGGTGAAGGCCATCAAAAAATTGACGGAAAAAGAGCAGATGGTTATCTCCCTTTACTATTATGACGAACTGACATTGAAAGAAATTGGAGAAGTTTTGTCTTTGACTGAATCCAGGATATGTCAGATCCATACGGCTGTTCTGATGAAATTGCATGCTAATTTGGATAGTTACGAGACATAA
- a CDS encoding MinD/ParA family protein — MDQAKGLRQMARTNAMQKRERIKDSTGSAYPRVIAVTSGKGGVGKTNIVGNLAVAMTRLGKRVVIIDADVGLANIDIVFNLRPKYNIRHLVSGEKSLRQVMVTTNHGIGILPGGSGFADLTRFSEGEKLTLLSEFEAFSDMADIILLDTGAGISSNVLYFNASADQCLVVATTEPTSITDAYALMKVMSQEYGIKHFKLVVNMADNRNGAKRVYGSLSNALDKFLKNVVLEYCGYIPFDPALQKAVRNRSILLDNVKHSPAADAMSDIAKTLLNDGRTNQNQGNLTFFMSRVFAAAQ; from the coding sequence GTGGATCAGGCAAAAGGACTGCGGCAGATGGCCAGGACAAATGCGATGCAAAAACGGGAACGGATCAAAGATTCCACAGGCAGTGCATATCCCAGAGTCATAGCGGTGACCAGCGGAAAAGGCGGGGTGGGTAAAACCAACATTGTGGGAAACCTGGCCGTGGCCATGACACGACTGGGCAAAAGGGTGGTGATCATAGATGCGGATGTAGGCCTGGCCAATATTGACATCGTATTTAACTTGAGACCCAAATATAACATCCGCCATCTGGTGTCCGGGGAAAAATCATTGCGTCAGGTAATGGTAACAACGAATCATGGTATCGGCATTTTGCCCGGGGGATCAGGGTTTGCAGATCTGACCCGTTTCAGCGAAGGTGAAAAACTGACACTGCTGTCTGAATTCGAAGCGTTTTCCGATATGGCGGACATCATTTTGCTGGATACCGGGGCCGGTATTTCATCCAATGTGCTCTATTTTAACGCATCTGCGGACCAATGTCTGGTGGTGGCCACCACAGAACCCACCTCTATTACCGATGCCTACGCCCTGATGAAGGTCATGTCCCAGGAATACGGCATAAAGCATTTTAAACTGGTGGTGAACATGGCGGACAACCGGAATGGGGCAAAAAGAGTTTATGGATCTTTAAGCAATGCCCTGGATAAATTTTTAAAAAATGTGGTTCTGGAATATTGCGGATATATTCCCTTTGATCCTGCCCTGCAAAAAGCGGTTCGAAACCGCAGCATCCTTTTGGATAATGTAAAGCACAGCCCTGCAGCCGATGCCATGTCCGATATTGCAAAAACGCTGCTGAATGACGGCAGAACGAACCAGAACCAGGGGAATCTGACCTTTTTTATGAGCCGGGTGTTTGCGGCGGCCCAATAA
- the flgG gene encoding flagellar basal-body rod protein FlgG, with protein sequence MIRALWSAATGMMAQDTQIGVTSNNLANSSTTGFKKSRAAFEDLMYMTQRVAGQTTPGGGQVPTGIQVGMGVNTAGIQKIFTQGDPIQTDNHLDFAIQGEGFFRVLHGDEDMYTRAGDFSLDSEGYITSQAGDRLQPEITIPAEAVTITLDGDGTLTVFADDDTILATEQVLITTFVNPAGLYAVGGNLFRETEGSGPPQENTPGENGAGTVLNYYIEGSNVDVVEEMVSLISGQRTYEANSKSITTADSMLGTAVQLKS encoded by the coding sequence ATGATACGGGCACTTTGGTCGGCAGCCACGGGAATGATGGCCCAGGACACCCAGATTGGTGTTACCTCCAATAACTTAGCCAACTCGTCCACCACCGGGTTTAAAAAATCCCGGGCAGCATTTGAGGATTTAATGTATATGACCCAGCGGGTCGCAGGGCAAACAACTCCCGGCGGAGGACAGGTGCCGACTGGCATTCAGGTGGGCATGGGTGTGAACACGGCAGGTATCCAGAAAATATTTACCCAGGGAGATCCTATCCAGACGGACAATCATCTGGATTTTGCAATCCAGGGTGAAGGATTTTTCAGGGTCCTGCACGGGGATGAGGATATGTATACCCGAGCCGGCGATTTTTCCCTGGACAGTGAGGGGTATATTACCTCCCAGGCAGGGGACCGTCTTCAGCCCGAGATCACCATCCCTGCGGAGGCTGTCACGATCACTCTGGACGGTGACGGCACCTTGACCGTGTTTGCCGACGATGACACCATTCTGGCAACAGAGCAGGTTCTTATAACGACCTTTGTAAATCCCGCCGGTTTATATGCTGTGGGCGGCAACCTGTTCAGGGAAACCGAAGGTTCAGGACCCCCACAGGAAAATACACCGGGGGAGAACGGGGCCGGGACCGTATTGAACTACTACATTGAAGGTTCCAACGTGGACGTTGTTGAAGAGATGGTCAGTCTGATTTCGGGCCAACGCACATATGAGGCCAATTCAAAATCCATCACCACGGCCGATAGTATGCTGGGAACGGCCGTCCAGTTGAAATCTTAA
- a CDS encoding EscU/YscU/HrcU family type III secretion system export apparatus switch protein encodes MTPKDNKIKKAVALKYDRLKDAAPAVTAKGQGKVAENIIALALEHGVPVKDDPDLVEVLASLDISQEIPAEIYVAVAELLAFVYGANAEDPKKKS; translated from the coding sequence ATGACACCAAAAGACAATAAAATAAAAAAGGCCGTTGCCCTTAAATATGACCGACTTAAGGATGCGGCACCAGCGGTAACAGCCAAAGGCCAGGGAAAGGTGGCTGAAAATATCATCGCACTGGCTTTGGAGCATGGGGTTCCGGTAAAGGACGATCCAGACCTGGTGGAGGTCCTGGCATCCCTGGACATCAGTCAGGAAATCCCGGCTGAAATATATGTGGCAGTGGCCGAACTTCTTGCGTTTGTTTATGGGGCCAATGCCGAAGATCCTAAAAAAAAGTCATAG
- the fliW gene encoding flagellar assembly protein FliW: MKINTNQFGEVSIDDDKIINMPDGIPGFKQQKRYVILEKKDTAPFYLFQCVDDPNLAFVIMDPLRFYPEYTLSVKDFDKTIKWEFGQEELSCFVIVTIPKGKPEDMTANFMAPIVINNERKEGMQLILQGSPYSHQQLLLKEEKNEIKHSY, from the coding sequence ATGAAGATTAATACAAATCAATTCGGCGAAGTAAGTATTGATGATGATAAAATCATCAATATGCCGGATGGTATTCCCGGATTCAAGCAGCAGAAACGATATGTTATTCTTGAGAAAAAGGATACCGCTCCTTTTTATCTGTTTCAATGCGTGGATGATCCGAATCTGGCATTTGTGATCATGGACCCCCTTCGTTTTTACCCTGAGTACACACTATCGGTTAAGGATTTTGATAAGACGATTAAATGGGAATTTGGACAGGAAGAGCTCTCCTGTTTTGTTATTGTCACCATTCCCAAAGGCAAACCCGAAGATATGACGGCAAATTTTATGGCGCCTATTGTGATTAACAATGAAAGAAAAGAAGGGATGCAGCTGATACTTCAGGGCAGTCCGTACTCACACCAGCAGCTGCTTTTAAAAGAAGAAAAAAATGAAATTAAACATTCGTACTGA
- a CDS encoding flagellar basal body P-ring protein FlgI, with amino-acid sequence MNKRLKKIMISIGTMLCLFFFSDAATATRIKDMAAIQGVRSNQLTGYGLVVGLDGTGDKNNILFTRQSLTNMLKKMNLHFDKSQIKVKNVAAVMATTNIPPFARIGDRIDITVSSLGDATSLKGGTLLMMPLKGVDGNVYAIAQGAISLAIPAGMNDRSSHLLTARIINGATVEREIPFKLEGKKKLTLSLFRPDFTTARRVGDTINAALGEGIAKIIDAGSIQLNVPESMQQEHVAEFIADVEGLSVVPDTIAKVVINEKTGTVVIGSEVTISNVAVAHGDLNVVIQGQNPEYVMELPGTSTIGELVNGLNSLGVRPRDLISILESIKAAGALQASLEIL; translated from the coding sequence ATGAACAAACGGTTAAAAAAAATAATGATCAGTATAGGGACTATGCTGTGCCTGTTCTTCTTTTCGGATGCCGCCACGGCCACCCGGATCAAGGACATGGCAGCCATCCAGGGGGTCAGATCCAATCAACTCACGGGCTACGGTCTGGTGGTAGGACTGGACGGCACCGGCGATAAGAACAATATTCTGTTTACCCGGCAGTCTTTGACCAATATGCTTAAAAAGATGAATCTTCATTTCGACAAAAGCCAAATCAAGGTAAAGAATGTGGCGGCCGTCATGGCCACGACCAATATTCCGCCCTTTGCCCGCATCGGCGACCGCATTGACATAACGGTTTCGTCGTTAGGTGATGCCACAAGTCTTAAGGGCGGAACACTTTTAATGATGCCCTTGAAAGGGGTTGACGGTAACGTCTATGCCATTGCCCAGGGTGCAATCAGCCTTGCCATTCCCGCTGGTATGAATGATCGGAGCAGTCATCTTCTCACCGCCCGGATTATCAACGGGGCAACGGTTGAACGAGAGATTCCTTTTAAACTGGAAGGGAAAAAAAAGTTAACCCTGTCCCTGTTCCGGCCCGATTTCACCACTGCCCGGCGGGTGGGAGATACTATCAATGCAGCTTTAGGAGAAGGGATCGCAAAGATCATTGATGCAGGTTCCATCCAACTGAATGTTCCAGAATCCATGCAGCAGGAACATGTAGCTGAATTTATTGCCGATGTAGAAGGACTCTCGGTGGTCCCGGATACAATCGCCAAGGTTGTAATCAATGAAAAAACCGGCACTGTGGTGATCGGCAGTGAGGTGACGATTTCAAATGTGGCCGTTGCCCACGGGGATCTGAACGTGGTGATTCAAGGGCAAAATCCCGAATATGTTATGGAACTGCCCGGCACATCCACTATTGGAGAACTGGTGAATGGGCTGAACTCTTTAGGGGTCCGGCCCAGGGACCTGATCAGTATTTTGGAAAGCATTAAGGCTGCCGGGGCATTACAGGCCAGCCTGGAGATTCTTTAG
- a CDS encoding flagellar hook-basal body protein, translated as MILEMTRPTQGGLRQERKLEAVSNNLANASSIGFKKDFVSFDKAFKARVDQDFTQGNVIKTDNSLDVALGPQGLFKVETPDGIKYTRNGNFSLSSEGILVDKSGNPVMGEGGAIFMDTVDPNTSVNINEYGQIFLNNALLDTLDVVSFEDMEKLEKTGDNLFVYTGDTTDEVPLENVRVEAGSLEQANVQVVEEMAKMIDYQRMFETYTKSMKTFDEIDSKAINEVGQFA; from the coding sequence ATGATTCTTGAAATGACGCGACCGACCCAGGGCGGGTTAAGGCAGGAACGAAAACTCGAGGCAGTCTCCAATAACCTGGCCAATGCGTCCAGCATTGGGTTTAAAAAAGATTTCGTCAGTTTTGACAAGGCGTTCAAGGCCCGGGTAGATCAGGATTTCACCCAGGGGAATGTGATCAAAACAGACAACTCCCTGGATGTGGCATTAGGCCCCCAGGGTCTTTTTAAAGTGGAAACCCCGGACGGTATCAAGTACACGCGAAACGGCAATTTTTCCTTGAGCAGTGAAGGTATTCTTGTGGATAAAAGCGGTAATCCCGTCATGGGTGAGGGTGGCGCCATCTTTATGGATACGGTGGACCCGAATACAAGTGTAAATATCAATGAATACGGGCAGATCTTTTTAAATAATGCGCTATTGGATACCCTTGATGTGGTCTCTTTTGAGGACATGGAGAAACTTGAGAAAACCGGGGATAATCTGTTTGTCTATACCGGAGATACGACAGATGAAGTTCCCCTTGAAAATGTCAGGGTTGAAGCCGGCTCCCTTGAGCAGGCCAATGTTCAGGTCGTAGAGGAAATGGCAAAAATGATTGATTATCAGAGGATGTTTGAAACCTACACCAAGTCGATGAAAACATTTGATGAAATTGATTCAAAAGCAATTAATGAAGTAGGGCAATTCGCATAA
- a CDS encoding flagellar protein FlaG — MNVTGNAIINTDRPETGIRTQETTVAETASEKITKLSELKQAESSSIDTKRAESRTSEQKREESDNQAKLTRKDVEEMVEALEDFANTVQTRLNFSIDDDTEDVVVKIMDKETDEVIKQFPAEEILELREKMQDLSGLLFSTNV; from the coding sequence ATGAATGTAACAGGGAATGCAATAATCAATACAGACAGACCTGAAACCGGTATTCGGACTCAGGAGACTACTGTCGCCGAGACAGCAAGTGAGAAAATTACCAAACTGTCCGAGTTAAAGCAGGCGGAATCTTCTTCGATAGACACCAAGCGGGCTGAAAGCCGGACTTCTGAACAAAAAAGAGAGGAGTCCGATAATCAGGCCAAATTGACCAGAAAAGATGTTGAAGAGATGGTGGAGGCCCTTGAGGACTTTGCCAACACGGTTCAGACAAGGCTGAATTTCAGTATTGATGACGATACCGAAGATGTGGTTGTCAAAATTATGGACAAAGAAACCGATGAAGTCATCAAACAGTTTCCTGCAGAAGAGATACTTGAGCTTCGGGAAAAGATGCAGGATTTAAGCGGCCTTTTATTCAGTACGAATGTTTAA
- the flgN gene encoding flagellar export chaperone FlgN — MEKAADSIQNLLKEKLACYQQLHQILKAEKKAIGAIDLGMIWETTRAKKNLAGKIETLRKNMLAACQNHFPGMRKKMNKNTDSFSLTELVYALPLHNKHKRDIRQLKRTIDKEKEIVAHFIKSNQIQVEKHLSLVDNIMDLIGNNVAQARYTGKGMVTRKRKNNCLFMAQV, encoded by the coding sequence ATGGAAAAAGCTGCCGATAGTATCCAAAACTTGCTCAAAGAAAAACTTGCCTGCTACCAGCAACTGCACCAGATATTAAAGGCTGAAAAAAAGGCTATCGGAGCCATTGACCTTGGCATGATCTGGGAGACAACCAGGGCCAAGAAAAATCTTGCCGGCAAAATTGAGACATTGCGAAAGAACATGCTTGCTGCCTGCCAAAATCATTTTCCCGGCATGAGAAAAAAAATGAATAAAAATACGGATTCGTTTTCCCTGACTGAACTGGTATATGCCCTGCCGCTGCACAATAAACACAAAAGAGATATCAGACAGCTCAAGCGCACCATTGATAAAGAAAAAGAGATCGTAGCCCATTTTATAAAATCCAATCAGATTCAAGTTGAAAAACATCTATCTCTTGTGGATAACATCATGGATTTGATTGGAAATAACGTTGCCCAGGCACGGTACACCGGCAAAGGCATGGTAACCCGGAAAAGAAAAAATAACTGCCTGTTCATGGCCCAGGTGTAG
- the flgA gene encoding flagellar basal body P-ring formation chaperone FlgA — MNPRTNYKKYLTAVSCLICILLFNLPAKALTPKKIFIEITRTAEVTRPVIYLGEIANITAPDFFKEELTRIDLGKSPRAGRMKQLSGERITAAINAMGLNEHDINIQVPKRVFIKRAGQEIDPAYVEKALRQFLAKFLPKGQFKLNAFRVRGIEPYPQGDLSLVFDPRYRPSGNDRLSVHAEVWVDGVKQDRLTVTGRLSQIKPAVVAATRLKRGQTITPADVTLQDMDVFGRHKDLITSVDQVIGMMVTRNIDKGECITQREFKQAPAIEKGAVIKLTAKKDRLSIITLGICKEDGYPGQTVTVQNLTSGKLVRGLVTSDGTVEVVF; from the coding sequence ATGAATCCCCGTACAAATTATAAAAAATATCTGACGGCAGTATCCTGCCTGATCTGCATACTCCTTTTCAATTTACCGGCAAAGGCTTTAACACCGAAAAAAATTTTTATTGAGATTACCCGGACAGCAGAAGTAACACGTCCTGTTATATACTTAGGAGAGATTGCCAATATCACAGCGCCTGATTTTTTCAAAGAGGAACTGACACGCATTGATCTTGGCAAATCACCACGGGCCGGGCGAATGAAACAGCTTTCAGGTGAACGGATCACAGCGGCAATCAATGCCATGGGCCTGAATGAGCATGACATCAATATTCAGGTTCCTAAACGGGTATTTATCAAACGCGCCGGCCAAGAGATTGACCCGGCATATGTGGAAAAGGCGCTTCGACAATTTTTAGCCAAATTTTTGCCAAAGGGACAATTCAAGCTGAATGCGTTCAGGGTCCGTGGGATTGAACCCTATCCCCAGGGTGATTTATCCCTGGTATTTGACCCGCGCTATAGACCTTCGGGCAATGACCGCCTGTCTGTTCATGCCGAAGTCTGGGTGGACGGCGTTAAACAGGACCGGTTGACGGTCACAGGGCGCCTGTCACAGATCAAGCCTGCAGTTGTTGCGGCAACGCGCCTGAAAAGAGGACAGACTATTACCCCGGCCGATGTCACCCTCCAGGATATGGATGTATTCGGACGGCACAAGGATTTAATAACTTCGGTTGATCAGGTCATCGGCATGATGGTGACCCGGAACATTGACAAAGGGGAATGTATTACCCAACGAGAATTCAAACAGGCCCCGGCCATTGAAAAGGGCGCCGTGATAAAACTGACAGCCAAGAAAGACCGTTTATCCATTATCACTTTAGGGATCTGCAAGGAAGACGGGTATCCGGGCCAAACTGTGACAGTGCAGAATTTAACATCGGGAAAACTGGTGCGCGGTCTTGTTACTTCAGACGGCACCGTGGAAGTCGTTTTTTAG
- a CDS encoding protein FlhF, with protein sequence MDKKIFRAPNIQTALAGVKEELGPDAMILSTRKVPKSPKDPYGKTMFEVEAAMPSTEDDKPDAPVLQDVETLKSDIAEIKDILSVAGFGSGVQSILCNHFESVGVLASLLRCGVSERLATELVQKAATELNQDLDKVSQMKQLKKKVMGLCLDQFRTKDFFTRHNSSGLPQVAAFVGPTGVGKTTTIAKLAACLSFTRKMKVGLVSIDNYRIGAFEQLKAYAGIMGLVCVPAFSRQDLACALDRMKSMDLVLIDTAGHSHYDKEKIDEILELIKNDFQISVHLTLSVTSELINMKEAASAFSVFNPDTYVFTKIDETKRCGKILDQVASHDLPVSLVTNGQKVPEDLIIPDRHELLKIILKKEPKGD encoded by the coding sequence ATGGATAAAAAAATTTTCAGGGCCCCCAATATCCAGACAGCCCTTGCCGGCGTCAAGGAGGAGCTGGGACCCGATGCCATGATTCTTTCCACACGAAAGGTGCCCAAATCCCCCAAAGACCCCTATGGCAAAACCATGTTCGAAGTTGAGGCTGCAATGCCTTCAACTGAAGATGATAAGCCTGACGCGCCTGTTTTGCAGGATGTGGAAACCCTGAAGTCGGATATTGCCGAGATCAAGGACATCCTCTCAGTGGCGGGTTTCGGTTCCGGTGTGCAATCTATTTTGTGCAACCATTTTGAATCCGTGGGTGTGCTTGCCTCTCTGCTTCGTTGCGGTGTCAGCGAACGCCTGGCAACAGAGCTTGTCCAAAAAGCGGCCACAGAACTGAATCAAGACCTTGATAAGGTTTCGCAAATGAAGCAGTTGAAAAAGAAAGTGATGGGGCTTTGCCTGGATCAATTTCGTACCAAGGATTTTTTCACCCGGCATAACTCTTCCGGGCTTCCCCAGGTGGCGGCCTTTGTGGGGCCGACTGGTGTAGGAAAAACCACCACCATTGCCAAACTGGCCGCCTGTCTGAGCTTTACGCGTAAAATGAAGGTAGGGCTGGTCTCCATAGACAACTACAGGATCGGGGCCTTTGAGCAGCTCAAGGCCTATGCCGGCATCATGGGGCTGGTCTGTGTGCCGGCCTTTTCACGCCAGGATCTGGCATGCGCCCTGGACCGGATGAAATCCATGGATCTGGTACTGATCGATACGGCCGGGCACAGCCATTATGACAAGGAAAAAATTGACGAAATCCTTGAGCTGATCAAAAATGATTTCCAGATCAGCGTTCATTTAACCTTGAGTGTTACTTCTGAATTGATTAATATGAAAGAAGCGGCATCTGCTTTTTCCGTATTTAATCCAGATACCTATGTGTTTACAAAAATAGATGAGACAAAAAGATGCGGGAAAATTCTTGACCAGGTGGCAAGCCATGACTTGCCGGTGTCATTGGTGACCAACGGCCAAAAGGTACCCGAGGATTTGATTATCCCGGACCGCCATGAGCTTTTAAAGATAATTCTAAAAAAAGAGCCCAAAGGAGATTAG
- a CDS encoding integration host factor subunit alpha has product MTLTKMDIIEKISETLDLSGAEAKNTVEEMLEIIKFTLASGNDIMISGFGKFQINEKEPRKGRNPSTGETMTLAGRKIVTFKCSGKLRNKINETETDN; this is encoded by the coding sequence TTGACGCTTACCAAAATGGATATTATAGAAAAAATATCAGAAACACTTGATTTATCAGGCGCTGAGGCCAAAAACACGGTGGAAGAGATGCTTGAAATTATCAAATTTACTCTGGCATCCGGAAACGACATCATGATATCTGGATTTGGGAAATTCCAGATAAATGAAAAAGAGCCCAGGAAGGGCAGAAATCCGTCAACCGGCGAAACCATGACGCTGGCAGGCAGAAAAATTGTGACCTTCAAATGTTCCGGCAAACTGAGAAACAAAATCAACGAAACAGAGACCGACAATTAA
- a CDS encoding flagellar basal body L-ring protein FlgH: MCSIQKNLIRKDVLAFVLILMAATLTGCMSGGGDPALSAIPQDAMPEPAVQPNYTMTKPAEGSLWTAQNRFLLDDTKAAYIGDTVIVDIVENSSSEMEVNSEGKRTTSMSVGVPTLNAFGKVTHLGGTVGDKLIDTSFQNSTKGEATSDRAGKVTASIAARVTEVMPNGNLSIFGRRAMKVDNEVQYIMVSGIVRPDDIDSDNRVASTSLADSHIEYYGKGALADKQKPGWGTRIIDNIWPW; the protein is encoded by the coding sequence ATGTGTTCAATTCAAAAAAATCTAATAAGAAAAGATGTGTTGGCATTTGTATTGATTCTTATGGCGGCAACGCTTACCGGCTGTATGTCCGGTGGCGGGGATCCGGCCTTAAGCGCCATCCCCCAGGACGCAATGCCTGAACCCGCCGTGCAGCCCAATTACACCATGACTAAGCCTGCGGAAGGCTCTCTTTGGACGGCCCAGAACAGATTCCTGCTGGATGACACCAAAGCGGCTTATATTGGCGACACAGTGATTGTAGACATTGTGGAAAATTCATCATCTGAAATGGAGGTCAACTCCGAGGGTAAGCGTACAACCAGTATGTCGGTGGGTGTACCGACGTTGAATGCCTTCGGGAAAGTGACGCATCTTGGCGGTACTGTCGGTGACAAACTCATTGACACCAGTTTTCAAAATTCAACCAAAGGTGAAGCCACAAGTGACAGAGCCGGTAAGGTCACGGCCTCTATTGCGGCCCGGGTGACCGAAGTAATGCCCAACGGGAATTTAAGCATCTTCGGGCGCAGGGCCATGAAAGTCGACAACGAAGTCCAGTACATCATGGTTTCAGGAATTGTAAGACCCGACGATATTGATTCAGACAACCGGGTGGCGTCCACCTCTTTAGCTGACTCACACATTGAATATTACGGCAAAGGCGCCCTTGCCGATAAACAGAAACCGGGATGGGGAACACGGATAATTGACAATATCTGGCCCTGGTAA
- a CDS encoding rod-binding protein — translation MSIQMLGAMTPAAAAKDATDTAKQLQRNKDLEKACQGFEALMLDTLMQRMRDTLPGDSLFPESNASDIYQSMHDQYLTDNLSQEGRVTGFKEFLYQQLQGDV, via the coding sequence ATGTCAATTCAAATGCTCGGTGCTATGACGCCTGCGGCGGCGGCCAAGGATGCCACGGATACGGCCAAGCAGCTTCAGCGAAACAAAGACCTTGAAAAAGCCTGCCAGGGGTTTGAGGCGCTGATGCTTGATACCTTGATGCAGCGTATGCGGGATACCCTGCCCGGAGACAGTCTTTTCCCCGAAAGTAATGCGTCGGATATCTACCAGTCTATGCATGACCAGTATCTAACGGATAATTTATCCCAGGAAGGTCGTGTCACCGGATTCAAGGAGTTCTTATACCAGCAGCTTCAGGGGGATGTGTAA